Proteins encoded within one genomic window of Pirellulales bacterium:
- a CDS encoding phytanoyl-CoA dioxygenase family protein produces the protein MTQAAVDLSTRHEPVSQLFPRLASAADAERYKLSDEQVRFFHENGYVSGIQVLDDAQVEALREELARLFDPNCPGHEFFYEYHSNESTDPARVLFHALGAWRITAGFHDLLWHPAFTVPASQLFDGAVRFWHDQLFCKPAKHGGVVAWHQDYSYWTRTRPMAHLTCWIGLDDADRDNGCLQYIPGSHRWDLLPITGLAGGMDAIREVLTREQVAQFQPKAIELTKGQCAFHHPLMIHGSFENRTDRPRRAVVVNAFRDGVCSGANEPLLAGVPPIPAGQPMDGQFFPLLYRPPTG, from the coding sequence ATGACGCAGGCGGCGGTCGATCTCTCCACGCGCCACGAACCGGTCTCGCAGCTTTTTCCACGCCTGGCAAGCGCCGCGGACGCCGAGCGCTACAAGCTGAGCGACGAACAGGTCCGTTTCTTTCACGAAAACGGCTACGTGTCGGGCATCCAGGTGCTCGACGACGCGCAGGTCGAGGCACTGCGCGAAGAGCTGGCCCGCTTGTTCGATCCGAACTGCCCAGGGCACGAATTCTTCTACGAATACCACTCGAACGAGTCGACCGATCCGGCGCGGGTGTTGTTTCACGCGCTGGGCGCCTGGCGAATCACGGCGGGTTTTCACGATTTGCTCTGGCATCCGGCGTTCACGGTGCCCGCCTCGCAATTGTTCGACGGCGCCGTGCGGTTCTGGCACGATCAGTTGTTCTGCAAGCCGGCGAAACACGGCGGCGTCGTTGCCTGGCACCAGGATTATTCGTATTGGACGCGCACGCGCCCCATGGCGCATCTGACCTGCTGGATCGGGCTGGACGATGCCGACCGAGACAACGGCTGCTTGCAATACATTCCAGGCAGCCATCGCTGGGACTTGCTGCCGATCACGGGCCTGGCCGGCGGCATGGACGCGATTCGCGAGGTGCTCACGCGCGAGCAGGTCGCGCAATTTCAACCGAAGGCGATCGAGCTCACGAAAGGGCAATGCGCCTTTCATCATCCGCTCATGATTCACGGCTCGTTCGAGAATCGCACCGATCGGCCACGCCGCGCGGTGGTAGTAAACGCGTTTCGCGACGGCGTTTGTTCGGGCGCGAACGAACCGCTCTTGGCCGGCGTTCCGCCGATTCCTGCCGGACAACCGATGGATGGCCAATTCTTTCCCCTCTTGTACCGACCGCCGACAGGGTGA